A stretch of Lactuca sativa cultivar Salinas chromosome 6, Lsat_Salinas_v11, whole genome shotgun sequence DNA encodes these proteins:
- the LOC111902440 gene encoding uncharacterized protein LOC111902440 codes for MGSNHLSLTWVLLVFLALPTKFAIQAQGIKSTRLLDLAIRYYTFKSYKNFKTGMSYNVHLPSNLTGVNVSTVKYRCGSLKRYGASIKEFHLGVGVDVHPYVERVLVVTQNLGINWSNIYYDNYHELVGYQLVSPVLGLLAYNAVDDAKFNVQFEVKIQSPQVNGIKIDFSNYTMIKNNTLHGRIQMCATFGDDGKVALEKEVAPNICGTRSQGHFGLVVQSPILLPERKKIKRWKVVFGSSFGAGIGAFLLGLLLVAMFVKVKKKARLEELERRAYEEEALQVSMAGHVIRTHNV; via the coding sequence ATGGGCTCTAATCATCTTTCTTTGACTTGGGTTCTTCTAGTTTTCTTGGCATTACCCACAAAATTTGCGATCCAAGCTCAAGGAATCAAGTCCACAAGACTCCTCGACCTTGCAATTCGATATTACACGTTCAAGTCGTACAAGAACTTCAAAACAGGCATGTCATACAACGTTCATTTGCCATCAAATCTAACAGGTGTTAATGTGAGCACTGTGAAGTATCGTTGTGGAAGCCTCAAGAGGTATGGTGCAAGTATCAAAGAATTTCACTTGGGAGTTGGTGTGGATGTTCATCCATATGTAGAAAGAGTCCTTGTAGTAACACAAAATCTAGGAATCAATTGGTCGAATATTTACTATGATAATTACCATGAGTTAGTAGGTTATCAACTTGTGTCTCCTGTCTTAGGGTTATTAGCATATAACGCTGTCGACGATGCAAAGTTTAATGTGCAATTTGAGGTCAAAATTCAGTCACCACAAGTAAATGGAATAAAAATTGATTTTAGTAATTACACAATGATAAAGAACAACACGTTACATGGTAGGATACAAATGTGTGCAACATTTGGAGACGATGGTAAGGTGGCACTTGAAAAAGAGGTTGCGCCAAACATTTGTGGCACCAGGAGCCAAGGCCATTTTGGGTTGGTGGTACAATCACCAATATTATTGCCGGAGAGGAAGAAGATAAAGCGGTGGAAGGTGGTGTTTGGAAGCTCATTTGGGGCAGGGATTGGGGCTTTTCTTTTGGGGTTACTATTGGTAGCCATGTTTGTGAAAGTGAAGAAGAAAGCTAGATTGGAAGAGCTGGAAAGAAGGGCATATGAAGAGGAAGCGCTTCAAGTTTCCATGGCTGGACATGTGATTCGAACTCATAATGTTTAG